Proteins encoded within one genomic window of Arachis ipaensis cultivar K30076 chromosome B08, Araip1.1, whole genome shotgun sequence:
- the LOC107610774 gene encoding uncharacterized protein LOC107610774: MQYSAALSKNSGTKLSDSLRCRKLVGRLLDLTNTRPDISYVVGCLSQFIDCPIDQHFQAGLHVLWHLKGDPSSGLFFAKDNKLKLTGFVDSDWATYPDTRRSVISYCFFLGGTLVCWRNKKQTTVSCSSSEAEYRAMNQETREGQWLVYLLKELQAEHKTPFSLFYDNQSTLHIAANSVFHER; the protein is encoded by the coding sequence ATGCAATATTCAGCTGCTCTCTCCAAGAATTCAGGGACGAAGCTGAGTGATTCATTACGGTGCAGAAAACTAGTTGGCAGGTTGTTAGATCTCACCAACACTCGACCAGATATTTCGTATGTTGTAGGATGTTTGAGCCAATTTATCGACTGCCCCATTGATCAACATTTTCAAGCAGGTCTCCATGTGCTCTGGCATCTCAAGGGTGATCCAAGTTCAGGGCTGTTTTTTGCCAAAGACAATAAGTTGAAACTCACAGGGTTTGTTGATTCAGACTGGGCAACTTACCCAGATACTAGAAGATCTGTAATTAGTTATTGCTTTTTCTTGGGTGGAACTCTTGTATGTTGGCGCAACAAGAAGCAAACTACTGTCTCCTGTTCTTCATCAGAGGCAGAATACAGGGCAATGAACCAGGAAACTAGAGAAGGACAATGGCTGGTGTATCTTCTCAAAGAACTCCAAGCTGAGCATAAGACACCTTTTAGTCTCTTTTACGACAATCAATCAACTCTTCACATAGCTGCAAACTCTGTCTTCCATGAAAGATGA